A segment of the Gossypium hirsutum isolate 1008001.06 chromosome D10, Gossypium_hirsutum_v2.1, whole genome shotgun sequence genome:
TTTTCTTCGTTTTGATTAAATACACACACAATTTCATAAATGTAAGCTTCTCCCATTCATTCATTTTATGACTAAACAGAGATTTTAAAacggaaaaaaaaatatttaaacgaaaAACAAAAAACTGGTTAATATCTATCTATCTATAATGTACGACATGAATGATAATAATATTCATTTGAACTACTCTCATTTATTGGCCTTTATCAACCCCCATCTCCCTTCATTCATCACATGCTAGTCTCATTCCGTCGGCTTATAAGGCCTAAGTCAATGCTCAAAGCTTCCCCAATACTATCCCCTGGTGAAAGTGAAAATGGAGGTTTACAGCAGAAGGCTGATGTTTCTAGTGTTTGCATTTGCATTAGTAAGTATAGGGTATGCACAAGAGTCGAACTCGACCACTCTGGTTCCAGCAATACTGACTTTTGGTGACTCAGTGGTAGATGTGGGCAATAATGATTATCTCCCCACCATCTTCAGGGCTAATTACCCTCCTTATGGGAGGGACTTCACCAACCAAAAGCCTACCGGGAGGTTTTGTAATGGAAAGTTGGCCACTGACATCACTGGTAAGTAGAAGATGGTAGTcaaatttcttcctttttcttttctttaagtagttcaaATGGAACTAAAGTTTGATATTTTGACTGAAACTTGCAGCTGAAACTCTGGGGTTTACTACTTATCCACCAGCATATTTAAGCCCTGAAGCATCAGGGAACAACCTTCTTATTGGAGCCAATTTTGCTTCTGCTGGATCTGGCTATGACGACAGAGCTGCCTCTTTGAATGTGAGATTTTGATCCTATAAGTTTGAATCTCAGCATCGATAGCTTTGCAGCATAACTTCtaattttcccttcttttttgaATGTCATTTTTGCAGCATGCTATCACGTTGAGTCAGCAAGTAGAGTATTTCAAGGAGTACCAGGCAAAACTAGCAAAGGTAGCTGGTAGTAGCAAGTCAATATCCATCATCAAGGATGCACTCTATGTATTGAGTGCTGGAAGCGGTGACTTTCTCCAGAACTACTATGTCAATCCTTTGGTTAACCATGCCTATACTCCAGACCAGTATGGCTCTTTCCTTATTGATGCCTTCACAAGATTCGTCCAGGTACATACTGTTGCTCGTATTCTAGGAGTGAGTCTCGGATACAAGTATGTATCTGACATCagtatgttcaattttttataaagtttgtctttttttttcatatatatttggTTGATATAAACAGAACGTGTATGGCTTGGGAGCGAGGAAAATTGGTGTTACTTCTCTTCCTCCGTTAGGTTGCATTCCCTTAGCAAGAACATTGTTTGGTTACCATGAGAAGGGATGTGTGAGCAGGTTCAATTCCGACGCTCAGCAATTCAACAAAAAGCTCAACGCAGCAGCAACCAATCTCCAGAAGCAACACCCTGATCTCAAGATTGTGGTTTTTGACATTTACAAGGCCCTTCTTGATGTTGTTAATACCCCTTCAAACTATGGTAGGGGCAGAGTTTTTCCCTGTTTTAGTCTAGTGGGTGAAAAAAGAGATTTCTTTAATGGTGTAGAGAATCGATATTATGTAGCCACTGCAAATGACTGTTTTGATTTGGTAGGTTTCGTAGAAGCAACGAGAGGCTGCTGTGGCACAGGGACTGTAGAGACAACTGAATTCTTATGCAATCCGCATACACTGGGAACTTGTCCCAATGCCTCCCAGTATGTGTTTTGGGACAGTGTTCATCCATCGCAGGCTGCTAATCAGGTCCTTGCAGATACATTGATTGTTCAGGGCATTCCCCTCCTTTGATTCGCCAGGACACCGTGTCTACTTGCCCTTTTTAAACTGTACTAAGATCTGTCACTACTCCTTTTTCTATTATCTTAATCAAAAAGTGACTCGTATTGTAGAAGCTTGTATTTGTAGTTAAACCTTCCTTTTTCCTCAACGTATATTTCTTTTTAGATTATTTACAATTCCTAAATGTATGAAAATGTGATACAGCTACAGTGTTGGGAAAAAaatgaacaacaaagaaaaagaTGTAGAAGGAAATAAGAAAGAAGAAAACTGTTTTTTGTCCCTTCTAATTTTGGATACAAGGAAAATATATTCCAGACAACATATAACACTGTCTTATGCATAATCAGCAAGTGATTGGCAAAACTGAAAAGCTACCTAGGCAAAGAGTAGGCATGTTAGGAATGTCTAATGACACCGGCTAATAGCTCAAGCAACGGGCAGATTTAGGGTTGGTAAAAGTAACAGCATCGTTGCCAGTCCTGGCATTTGCCTCCTTTAGCACTTGGACTGGCTTGTCTTTAATGGCCAAGGAATTTGGAGAATTAAGTAGCTTGAGTACATCAGAGTTCATCTCCAACAGCACTCCTGATACCTTCGCGGCGTGTTCTGGCTGAGTGATAGAGAGCTTATTACAAAGCACAATATTAAAACGAAACAAAAAGAAACATTCTCCTAAAAGAAGTCTACTGGAAACTGAAATTGCAAACCTTAAGATTCTCTACAAATGGGTGAGTTAGATTTTCATTGTTTTCAGAGTTTCCAGGGGATGTTGCTGCAGTAACAGGTTCGATATCTGCTAATGCTACCGAAGAGTTTTCCGCAGGTTCACACCTTTTGTTCCCCTTCTTTCTGAAACCTACTTTCTTACTCCCAGAATTGACATGGTCCAGCTCTCGGAGCCGAACATTAGAGTTATATGTCATAGACTGTAACAGAAGGGAATAAGTAGTCAAGTGGAATCCAAGCTTAATCTTGTTGGAAAAGCAAAAACCAATCAGTCACACAAGTAAacaaataacaaaagaaaatgttATACAAAAAACGTGCCATGAAATTCCATTAGCTAATATCAAGAATTAGAAATTAAAATTCTAAGGGAAAAAATGGTAGCTCATACATGCTGTTTGTACATGCAGTCTCTTCTGATCCCAGCAATGCTCGGGTGCACGTGTCTCATTTGATCCTGTTGGAATACAAGAATAATAGTCAGAACAGAGATGCAGAAAAAAAATCTAGTTTCCAAGAAAAATTATACATGCTTACATATGAGAAGTTTTGTTGTTCATCTGTTGTTGCAAAAGGATACTGGCCCATGTTTGTAACAAAATGTTGATATAAGGATGGCTGGCACAGGAGAGGGGAGACAGTAGGGCAAGGGGGGAAATTGAAGTAAAATGAGTGGAACTGAGGGGTACCACCATTGCAACTAGATTGATATGAGGATTGTACTGGGGTGTTTTGCATATAGTAATACTGCAATTCCTTGCAGCGATCTTCTTTACGTTGAGCTACTGCTACATATAAAAACTTTCCCTCAAAAAAGGTTCCTAAGCAATTTCAACATTCAGATTAGTAACAATAAACAGTTCCTAAAAAGAAATCGAAACTCGAACTATTATGACAAAGGAAAAAGGACATGGAGAACTTTGTCTCACCATTAAGCCCATGTAAAGCTGCCGTCGCTTCTTCAGGAGAGGAAAAGCACACAAAGCCAAATCCCTTACTTCTTCCATTTTCAAGGCGCATCACCCTAGCTGAGGTTATTCGTCCAAAGCGACCAAAAACTTCTTGTAATCTTTTGTCATCAATAGAATCATTAAGGTTCTTCACGTAGAGATTCGAagccttcaatttctcaaaacggCAGTTGAACACATCCTTGTACTTGTTTTTCAATAGCTTTGTCCTTTCAGCCTTCTTCTGAGCCCTTCCCACAAACAAATTCTTTGAACCTGATCAacaaatcaatttcatatatgcaccTGATTACTATTTTGGATGAACTACTAAGTTTTAAAAGGTAAAAACACGAACATGATCATTCATTTTTACCAAGTTGTAAACCGTTCATAGCCTCGAGAGCCTTCTTAGCATCATCTGGGGATTGAAAGTTGACAAACCCAAAACCTCTTGACATCCCATTGCCATCCTTCATGATTACAACACTGCAAACCTTCCCGTATCTAGAAAACATTTCTTTAAGAAGATCCTCTGTCATGTCATCAAACAAATTTTTCACATAGAGATTAGTGAACTTCTCTTCTTCAGAAGTAGTTGTCCTCTCGCTCTTCCTGACAAATTTGGCCACATATCTGCCAAGGAAGTGCAACAAACAGAAAATTATACTGAAATCCACAATAAAAGTCTAACAGTTAATTATACTATACAAGGATAGATAGTCTTACAACTTCCTCCCTTCAAGCATAGTATCATGGAGCGCGGTCATGGCAGCCATAGCTGATCCCTCTGAATCGAACTGTACAAATCCAAATCCTTTACTCTTGCCATTTTCTTCAGCGATTTTACACGAAAGAATAGTCCCAAAACGGCAGAATATTCCTTCCAAGCAAGCGCTGCTTATAGAAGGGTCCAGGTTCTTGACAAAAAGATTACCGATACCAATCTTTCTTGGAAAAGGATCTCTCTGAGACCACATTATCCTCATTGGTTTCCCCTTTAGGTCAGTGTGGTTTAGACAAGCGAAAGCTTTACGTGCTGGTAAAAAACAGAggataaacattaaaaataccTCAAGACCTCAGCTGAAAAGCAAGATTTATTAAAGAAACTAGAAATACAGAGGAATGGAATTACATGTTGTTAGAAAAAACAATACCCATCACATAAAGGGGCAAGAAAAAACTTAAGCAAAACATTAAAAAGAGAAAGTTCGCAATAAATAGACCAAACGAAACAAAAAGAATGTCTATAGATTATGCACAAAACAGAAACACGCAAAATTGGAAAAAGAAGACATGAATGATAGATAAGAAATCTGGAAATCGTAAAACTAGCCAAGAAAATAAATCGTTGAAGGAAATaggaaaagggaaagaaaagaaaagaaaagaaagaaagggaaacaAGCCAGGAACTCAGCAGAAAAAAAATGAACAACGAAGATAACATGGTTAGTTGAAGAAAACAATATGAACCAAATAAGAAATTTATGGGAAATGGCTTCTTCTTTAACCTAATGAAATGAAATCCATGTAAAGAAATAACGTAAACACTTTAGAAACAGAGAAAACAGAGCATAAAAGAGCTTTTGGAAACTCTTTAAGAGTAAGGGTTCCAAGAAACGAAAGCATGCAAGAAAATAAACGAACTAAAGAgagacaaagaaaaaagaaacccaaattcTTAACATGAAACAAAAATGAACGGGGGGAATattaaaacttcaagaaatttgagaaaCAGAGGTTTCTGAAAAAAAAGAATGTAAGAAAAGTAAGAGGAGGAAAGAAAAGACACCATG
Coding sequences within it:
- the LOC107913889 gene encoding GDSL esterase/lipase APG; its protein translation is MEVYSRRLMFLVFAFALVSIGYAQESNSTTLVPAILTFGDSVVDVGNNDYLPTIFRANYPPYGRDFTNQKPTGRFCNGKLATDITAETLGFTTYPPAYLSPEASGNNLLIGANFASAGSGYDDRAASLNHAITLSQQVEYFKEYQAKLAKVAGSSKSISIIKDALYVLSAGSGDFLQNYYVNPLVNHAYTPDQYGSFLIDAFTRFVQNVYGLGARKIGVTSLPPLGCIPLARTLFGYHEKGCVSRFNSDAQQFNKKLNAAATNLQKQHPDLKIVVFDIYKALLDVVNTPSNYGFVEATRGCCGTGTVETTEFLCNPHTLGTCPNASQYVFWDSVHPSQAANQVLADTLIVQGIPLL
- the LOC107913888 gene encoding polyadenylate-binding protein 6 isoform X1 yields the protein MASAAQPPSLPLPLQASNVAGGGWNSLQRASLYVGDLDPDVTETDLINKFSAIAPVSSLRLCRCLRTRKSLRYAYINFFSHFHARKAFACLNHTDLKGKPMRIMWSQRDPFPRKIGIGNLFVKNLDPSISSACLEGIFCRFGTILSCKIAEENGKSKGFGFVQFDSEGSAMAAMTALHDTMLEGRKLYVAKFVRKSERTTTSEEEKFTNLYVKNLFDDMTEDLLKEMFSRYGKVCSVVIMKDGNGMSRGFGFVNFQSPDDAKKALEAMNGLQLGSKNLFVGRAQKKAERTKLLKNKYKDVFNCRFEKLKASNLYVKNLNDSIDDKRLQEVFGRFGRITSARVMRLENGRSKGFGFVCFSSPEEATAALHGLNGTFFEGKFLYVAVAQRKEDRCKELQYYYMQNTPVQSSYQSSCNGGTPQFHSFYFNFPPCPTVSPLLCQPSLYQHFVTNMGQYPFATTDEQQNFSYDQMRHVHPSIAGIRRDCMYKQHSMTYNSNVRLRELDHVNSGSKKVGFRKKGNKRCEPAENSSVALADIEPVTAATSPGNSENNENLTHPFVENLKLSITQPEHAAKVSGVLLEMNSDVLKLLNSPNSLAIKDKPVQVLKEANARTGNDAVTFTNPKSARCLSY
- the LOC107913888 gene encoding polyadenylate-binding protein 6 isoform X2: MASAAQPPSLPLPLQASNVAGGGWNSLQRASLYVGDLDPDVTETDLINKFSAIAPVSSLRLCRCLRTRKSLRYAYINFFSHFHARKAFACLNHTDLKGKPMRIMWSQRDPFPRKIGIGNLFVKNLDPSISSACLEGIFCRFGTILSCKIAEENGKSKGFGFVQFDSEGSAMAAMTALHDTMLEGRKLYVAKFVRKSERTTTSEEEKFTNLYVKNLFDDMTEDLLKEMFSRYGKVCSVVIMKDGNGMSRGFGFVNFQSPDDAKKALEAMNGLQLGSKNLFVGRAQKKAERTKLLKNKYKDVFNCRFEKLKASNLYVKNLNDSIDDKRLQEVFGRFGRITSARVMRLENGRSKGFGFVCFSSPEEATAALHGLNGTFFEGKFLYVAVAQRKEDRCKELQYYYMQNTPVQSSYQSSCNGGTPQFHSFYFNFPPCPTVSPLLCQPSLYQHFVTNMGQYPFATTDEQQNFSYDQMRHVHPSIAGIRRDCMYKQHSMTYNSNVRLRELDHVNSGSKKVGFRKKGNKRCEPAENSSVALADIEPVTAATSPGNSENNENLTHPFVENLKPEHAAKVSGVLLEMNSDVLKLLNSPNSLAIKDKPVQVLKEANARTGNDAVTFTNPKSARCLSY
- the LOC107913888 gene encoding polyadenylate-binding protein 6 isoform X3, with the translated sequence MASAAQPPSLPLPLQASNVAGGGWNSLQRASLYVGDLDPDVTETDLINKFSAIAPVSSLRLCRCLRTRKSLRYAYINFFSHFHARKAFACLNHTDLKGKPMRIMWSQRDPFPRKIGIGNLFVKNLDPSISSACLEGIFCRFGTILSCKIAEENGKSKGFGFVQFDSEGSAMAAMTALHDTMLEGRKLYVAKFVRKSERTTTSEEEKFTNLYVKNLFDDMTEDLLKEMFSRYGKVCSVVIMKDGNGMSRGFGFVNFQSPDDAKKALEAMNGLQLGSKNLFVGRAQKKAERTKLLKNKYKDVFNCRFEKLKASNLYVKNLNDSIDDKRLQEVFGRFGRITSARVMRLENGRSKGFGFVCFSSPEEATAALHGLNGTFFEGKFLYVAVAQRKEDRCKELQYYYMQNTPVQSSYQSSCNGGTPQFHSFYFNFPPCPTVSPLLCQPSLYQHFVTNMGQYPFATTDEQQNFSYDQMRHVHPSIAGIRRDCMYKQHSMTYNSNVRLRELDHVNSGSKKVGFRKKGNKRCEPAENSSVALADIEPVTAATSPGNSENNENLTHPFVENLKNTPRRYQECCWR